One window of Saprospiraceae bacterium genomic DNA carries:
- a CDS encoding tetratricopeptide repeat protein: MKRLALYLLFLAPTICCSQVDKAIQAYKTKDYNTALTEWNQLLANGMRGADLYYNIGNTYTGLKEYPQAILYYRKALKWDPNCAACIKNLKIAESAAGIETFEFPEFILFKIYKSILLSLQAFHWFMLFVLAVSIGIAGYLFKDKMPLSLQSIRLVLLFAFISLLLAVHRDSIRNKQNGFVLLQASPLYLSPDPGSSKKDDLKAGLYLQIKDQIQGWIKVQTTELDFGWIELNKGVRVIL, encoded by the coding sequence ATGAAACGCCTGGCTCTTTATTTATTGTTCTTAGCACCGACAATTTGTTGTTCTCAAGTTGATAAAGCGATTCAGGCATATAAGACTAAAGATTATAATACAGCGCTAACTGAATGGAATCAGCTTCTTGCTAATGGAATGCGAGGAGCAGATCTCTATTATAATATTGGGAATACGTACACTGGTTTAAAAGAGTATCCACAAGCGATCCTGTATTACCGAAAAGCTTTGAAGTGGGATCCAAATTGTGCAGCATGTATTAAAAATTTAAAAATCGCCGAGTCTGCAGCAGGGATCGAAACATTTGAATTTCCCGAATTTATACTTTTCAAGATTTATAAATCCATCTTATTAAGCTTGCAAGCATTTCATTGGTTTATGCTTTTTGTTTTGGCGGTTTCTATAGGGATTGCGGGCTATTTATTCAAAGACAAAATGCCATTGTCACTTCAATCGATCCGCTTAGTATTGTTGTTTGCGTTCATTTCCTTGTTGTTGGCGGTACACCGAGACTCGATTCGAAATAAACAGAATGGATTTGTATTATTACAGGCAAGTCCATTGTATCTATCACCCGATCCGGGCAGTAGTAAAAAGGATGATTTGAAAGCCGGGCTCTATTTGCAAATAAAAGATCAGATCCAGGGGTGGATTAAAGTTCAAACCACAGAATTAGACTTTGGTTGGATTGAATTAAATAAAGGAGTACGGGTTATTCTATAA
- the rpmA gene encoding 50S ribosomal protein L27: MAHKKGEGSTSNGRDSNSKRLGVKLFGGQEAIPGNIIVRQRGTKYHPGINVGVGKDFTLFALKAGVVTFKKTREDRNVVHVL; the protein is encoded by the coding sequence ATGGCACATAAGAAAGGGGAAGGTAGTACAAGTAACGGTCGCGATAGTAATAGCAAACGATTGGGCGTAAAATTATTTGGAGGTCAGGAAGCAATTCCCGGTAACATCATCGTGCGCCAACGGGGAACAAAATATCACCCAGGTATTAATGTAGGTGTTGGAAAAGATTTTACATTATTTGCTCTTAAAGCAGGTGTAGTTACTTTTAAAAAGACCCGCGAAGATCGCAACGTCGTACACGTTCTCTAA
- the rplU gene encoding 50S ribosomal protein L21 has product MIAVVNIAGQQFKVSKGQKLYVHRQEAETGSQVNFDQVLMLINGEQTTIGMPNIAGASISAKVLDHIKGDKVIVFKKKRRKGYEKKNGHRQCFTQIQVESIQI; this is encoded by the coding sequence ATGATCGCAGTGGTTAATATAGCAGGGCAACAATTTAAAGTCAGTAAAGGCCAAAAATTGTATGTTCACCGTCAGGAAGCCGAAACAGGCAGTCAAGTAAATTTTGATCAGGTATTGATGCTGATTAATGGCGAACAAACAACCATTGGAATGCCCAACATTGCAGGTGCAAGCATTTCTGCTAAAGTGTTAGATCATATCAAAGGCGACAAAGTAATTGTGTTTAAAAAGAAGCGGAGAAAAGGCTATGAAAAAAAGAATGGCCACCGTCAATGTTTTACACAAATTCAGGTTGAATCCATCCAAATTTAA